Genomic window (Vigna unguiculata cultivar IT97K-499-35 chromosome 10, ASM411807v1, whole genome shotgun sequence):
TCATCAACAGAAGGTACTGCCACATCTGGATTCTTTGATTTCAGCTCCAGGTAACGATAGAAGCGCTGAAAGGTTGAAGAAACATAATAGATTACCCTTTAAAGGGACGAGAGGGGATAGTTTATTAGATTAGAGATCAATGCAAAATTTTCCGGTGGGTGAATATGCTGATCAACTTTaaaaataggattaaatatgtttttagtccctaaattTTGAcgtaaaattggaattcgtgTTTTATGTTAATACTTGTGTTGTTTACACCGTTTCACACAAGTTCCCTATTCAATGTTAACTAGAAACGCATTTGACACATAAAGAAAGTTtaacgtaattgagttaaaataattatatctattttttttaattttgaagatcaaaatgtatcaaagtttcggactagatgaatttcaattttgtgtcAAAGTTCActgactaaaaaaatatttaacccttaaaagtataaaagataacaaatatTAAGCATATTTCTTCATGTCTTAAAGCATCCAGCACTAACTCTAGCCAATAAGAAATGCCAAATGAAGATTCAGCTGAAAAAATAAAGATGGAACTATGAGTgaataaaggaaaaaattgtTAACAAGTGgattaagcctaactcaactccacaaaaCTCGTTAGTATGATAAGGTTTGCATCTATATTCTAAATTGactttatctctagtcgatatgGACTTCCAACAGGAAGAAATGAGAATATAAACCAAAAGTATATGAATGGATAGAATACGTACCTCTGACACTGGATTTGGTGTAAAGTCAGGTAGCAAAACTTCCTGTTGCCCATGTGGTGCAAGATCAagcttttttattaagttagcTGCAGCTTTTAGCTGTTTTCCATTTGGCTGTCTTGAAGCTGGGAAATTAGAGAAAGAAGGGAATTGAAACTCTCGCACATCCTCAGCAAAAGGAAGTACATTGAAGTAAAATGAATCAGGCTGCACAGCATAATCAGAGAAGcaagaaataaacaaatatgaagaGGAAAAACTGAAGTGAGAacagataaaattataaaaatacaacagACACAAAAAGCTTACAATATGTTCTTTCTCTGACAAATTGGGTGTCAAGACCCCAATGGTAACTTTCTTTAGTCCCTTTGTCCACACACAGCGTAATATTGCCACCTTATCCATTTCCTTCATGGCTCGTGCAAGTGCAGAAACTGCAACCATGGCTCTTGTATTTCCACGTTCAGGTAGgaacacatatgcatctttcatGTAATGGTGTCTATGGTGCAATTTTCATATTCAGACATGAATATATGAGATAAGGAGTCAAGAAATCTCCATTATAAGTTCAAATCAGATATATTCTTCTGAAGCATGTACAATCTTACCTATATACATTAGAAGAATCAGTAAAACCAAAAAGCTTCACACCCTTTTCTGGTTTGAATTTAACAGCATCCCATTCGGCAGAGGATATGGGAACTATTTGAGGTCCATAGCCTTTGATTCTTTGATCAGGAGGGACAACTCTGTCAGGATCTTCAGAACTCTTGTACCCATAATCTATTTTGACTTCATGTGTAACACGTTTATAATTTGGAGGAGCCTTATCTGAATATCTCTTCACAATAGGAGATTTCTCTCGTCCTGATTTCTTGTATACCCATACCTGATTAACATTAACATTTTCAAGTAAGGAAAATACCTTTTACTAAGAAATGAAAATGCTCCTTTCAAAAGACAAATTGGATAAAAAATAGCCCACTTGCATGGAGCACCAACTTGccagatgaagaagaaaaaaactgaaGACACAGTAAACAAGCAATCTGCAACTTTAAATTCTGTTCACAAATTCTGATATACATTGCTCCAAAAAAAagttatcttttttattctaacatcaaattaaaagaaatatgatgTTAAATAGTAACTTGCACTTGATGGGTTCGTTCTAAGGTACATACATCGATCATGGTCTGGAAATTAAGTTCAGGTATATACACCGATCTCACCTTAATGCTGAGATTTGGAGTGAATTCAAGATCCCCTCTGAAAACTGTAACCAGATTTATATTTCTTGTTCTAAGAGCACCAAATAAAGAAACTGGATTCTCCACATACAACAATCTTGTTGATGTttcctttgaaaagatatttaacAAGCGATCATTCTCCTCCATTACTCCCTTGTTTGCCTTTTGACTAAGCTTTCCTCTAAAAACAATACTTTCCATTTTCATACCACGTGCAGTCAGTTTTTTGGCAATGGTGGTAACTTGCTTCTCCTTTGTTCCTTCTAAAGCTTCTTTAATTGGACATTGTGCATTAGTAATAAGACAGAGACGTTTGTCTCTCTTTTTGTTCGTCCAAATTTTCTTATCAACATATCCATGCCAACAATGATAGCATCAAGAACTAACATCAAAGTCAAGGTACGTGTGGAAAAGAGTGATGAAGTAAAATCTATGGCCGTAGGAAAGGATCAACTTTCTCTTGGAAATTTAAACATTCAATCTTAACAGCTTTTGCTACTCATTGCATCACTTGATTTTAGTTGCACAAACCTAATGCTTTTCAAGATAAACTTGTAATACCATTCATGCAAACAAATACTCATTAAGAAAGCAAGTAAATTGTACAATATAATGTAATCTGAAATACGATATCTCTGAGCTATTATCTGTTTTGGAGATTGAAACTTCTATCATGGTTTTGTCGTACTATTAGAAATACCATATTACCAAAACGATATGGTAATATTTtgacatgttaaaaaaaagttaaaaagtataatttagcAGAACATAAAGCCAATGAATTTATGGATACAATCACCATCAGTTGTTCCTCGAGGCAGCTTTTGTAAAGCTTTAACAAAATCTCCATCCACAACTTTTGTGTTTCTCAAAATCACAACATGTTTATAGCCACCCACTTCCCTAGTAAGTGTATTATCGGTGTCTGAGAAAATGTCAGAATAAACACAGATGAGAGAAGCCCTTAATCAAATCAAATgacataaaagaaaacaaataacaaagtAGAAGGGATTTTTGGAGTGTCTCGTTGTAGCATGAAATGTAACATCTCAAACTCATAATACAATATTTTCCAATACAATACTTAAAATCATAGTAGTATtgtaagataatttaaatattttacaattttgaaaattcCTAATATATTAcacatataaacaaatatttaattaataaaataaaatattttaattaaaatttaatcttttaaaaaataacttttttaatatatatatatatatatatataacaatatataaagagatatcctatgtgtccacattttatttttctaattttaaccttaattattattttaataattcattattttataaataatttatttttaattatttttttaaaaccttcTTCTATTTCTAATCCTTATTTTGAAAACTATCTCTTCGATCAATCAtgacaattcaaaaaatacagaaaatttCACCGGTATATAGAATCCAGATACTTGATTGAGCTTtccttttatataatattcttCTAATATGCCTTCAAGTATGCTAATCTttccatattaaatataatttcttttaaaaaaattaaaaatagtgacATGTACAAACACGGAAGCGTTAACTTAATCaattgaaaatatcaaattgaattatttaaaaaaaaattaaaatacaaactaattcatgaccaaaaatataattaaatcttttaattaagaaatcttaaaaaataattatgttagtatttatactttttaatttactaaaatataattaaattaataatcatgAAATATCTGTAAAAAAAGTGTTAAACTTAGTGTAGTTTACAGGGAAAAGTTTATTTAGAAAGGgaatgaaaacaacaaaaataaaagaaaaatatttaattaataatttgatttttatatttagtttcttttattccttttagtttctatatttatttttgagtAGATTGAGTcctattttttaatagaaaaaaaaataattgaattcttATTCtcccaaaaaaaaatatcaatgtgACCATGTCTATTAAATTAGTGTTAATTCTATTTGACAAATCAGACACTTTCCAAACATCATTAATTTCCAAACGTAACTAAGATCAATTTAAGAGAAATAACCACGTTAACtctatctaaaaatattttaaaaaatgacaagATTGATCCGAATTTTCAGTGCAAGCATACTCGGCAATCACATGACAATAAAATCAGCAATGCACGTAAAACACTAAATCAACACGATTCATTGTATTTGTATAGCAAAGATTAAAGAGAGCGAGAGTACCCTTAGTTCCAAATAACACTATTCCCACTTGATCATCTTTTCTAAATATCATCTGCAAATAAGCACAAAATCAGAACCAAATAACCTAGATTTTTTGCTAGATGTTAAGAAACAACATTGAAAAACATCTAAACCAAACACACAAGACTGAAATAACAAGAACATCACAAATGAAACTGTGAATAAGAAAGAGGGTGAGAATGATTAATACCTTCTTTTGTACAAGCAAGGAGCAGACTTTTTCAATTTCAGGAAGAACAGAATGCATGGATGGGCCAACGTCAAGCAGCAAAACCAAAGCTTCCTTTTTTTAGTATCATCGTCATCGAAGCAATACAAAgcaaatataatgaatttatacATTCAGATTAAGTAATGAAACTTAGAATAACAAAGGGAAAGACAAAAACATTCTAAATGGGATTTCCCTGGAAAATGAGTGATGTTGAAGTAAAACCACAAACCCAGAGAAGTGGAGAAAAAGGGTATGGagaaatgaagtaaaaaatggAACCTTGTTTCGCCCATGGATGCAAAAGGAAAGAGCGGGAGATTGAGCTTGCAGAAGGAGGAAAGTTCTATGAATGCGACTTTGTGAATTCCCTCTTAGAAAGAGAAATTCCTCAACTGAATTTTTCTTATGAAAGttgtttttgtaataattattccAAAATAAAACAATCTTTAATTAAGGatctaagttaaaaaaaaaattgtagtgttttcatattaaaaagGTATTAAGGTGTAGATTTattgaatttatgatttttttcttgattcaaggaaatatattaaaaatgttacatcAGCTTAATTCacagtattttatatatatatatatatatatatatatatatatatataatcatcacctaaattagtttaatgataataaggttaaattagatttaaatctATGTAAATAAATCTCAAACAGAAAGTTCGGGTAAAGGGTGATGATAATAAACAATGCAAATGAACTAAAATAATCTTTTGATACTTGGATAACAATAATATGCAACACCTCGTTAGAAACAATAATACGATATGTcttctaatataatttttttctggtTTTATTTTTCTCGTTGCATGGCAATTTGAAACATCATTTACAAAAGTGGTGCAATTTTGCGGAAAATTTCAGCGGAGGTAAGTCATAGGATATTTGGACAACTTTGTCTCATAGAAGTTGCATGGAAGTGATACGATTTTAGTTAAGTAGAGTTGAAATAGTATCATATTATAATGATTTCAGTAGATTTGAGTGAAGTCGTGAGAGTCAAAGACGACTTTACTTAAGTTAAATTTGGTTAATAAGCAGAGTCGTGCCATTATAGTACGATATGAGTTTGAACTAAATTTTAAGGtttttagttgtttttaatatgttattggATAGTCGAAGTTAGGTAATGGAAATATCTTGAATTTTGGTTATCATATATTTGGACAAGGCACATGGCAAATTGTTgttcattttttcttattagAGCATAAATATCCTCCAGATATTAGTGATCAGCTCGTAACATGTATTCAATCTTCGTCCCTTGTTCCACGAACCATTTTTtggttctttaaaaaaaattaacaagagcACAAATTGGCAATGATTTTGCTCCCTTCAAAATGGAGTTCATACATTTGACTAAATTTGTTATCATGTGGTTGTATATTTTCCCCCATCATAAGCCTGAGTCCACTTTTTCAATAGTAGTTGATTTATCCAAGAAGTTTCTTGTTGAAATTTGGCTCTCATAGCAGATATCTTTGCTTGAAGTCTAGGTTGTTTCATTTCATAACCTATGACATTTTCATCATTAGAATTAggtaataaaaaatagtgtttattgtatttaaaaattgCAATATAACTAATATACATACCCATGTTTAGTGGTTGTGTCTTCACTTCCGCATTTTTGAACAGATTGTTGAAATTAAAGGCAACATGGCGAATGCAATAAACATATGTGAGTCCATTTCCTTCCCAACTAAATTCCGGAGATTGTAGTGCTGAGAGTATAGTTGTGCCTCTATCAGTGATCAAGCATAGATTTAGTTGTGGTGTCACATATTCTCGCAACAGTTGGAATAACCAAATCATGGCTTCCTTTGTTTCTCCTTCCACAATAGCAAATGCTAATGGAAAGATGTTGTGGTTGCCATCTTGACCAATTGTTGTTAACAATGTACCATTGTATCTTCTAGTCAAAAAAGTGCCATCAACTTGCATTATTAGCTTGCAATACTTGAATCCCTCAATACAAGGTTTGAAGGACCAAGAAACCCTTTGTAAGATGTATATTGACATGTCTTGTACATCACCAACAATATAAGGATGAGTCACATATTTCACAATTGTGCCTGGATTGCTATTTTGCATAGCTTTGAACCTCCGAGGAAGATGATTATATGATTCTTCCCAGTCACTGAATTCCATGGCAAGTGCCTTTTGCTTCGCATGCCAGGCTCTTTTATATGACACAGTATATtcaatgtgattttttatttcagCAATCAAAGTAGCAATTTGGGCAAAGTTCAAATTAATGTGATCGTTAGAAATATATGTTGACAAACATGTATGTGTtgcctctattttttttttatttcccatTGTCTCTATATTTTGCTGAAAGAAGCTTGGATTCTAAATCGGTAATCAATTCCATAACTCGTGCAACGCACAACATATCTGTCTAGTTTAGATTCAACCACCACAAACTTAAAGCCTTGATCAATATGGAATTGTTTTATAGCATTAAGGGTTGACTCTTTTGTACTAAAACATGTTCCCT
Coding sequences:
- the LOC114166323 gene encoding LOW QUALITY PROTEIN: ATP-dependent DNA helicase 2 subunit KU80-like (The sequence of the model RefSeq protein was modified relative to this genomic sequence to represent the inferred CDS: inserted 1 base in 1 codon), with protein sequence MSNNKEALVLLLDVGPSMHSVLPEIEKVCSLLVQKKMIFRKDDQVGIVLFGTKDTDNTLTREVGGYKHVVILRNTKVVDGDFVKALQKLPRGTTDGDFLDAIIVGMDMLIRKFGRTXKRDKRLCLITNAQCPIKEALEGTKEKQVTTIAKKLTARGMKMESIVFRGKLSQKANKGVMEENDRLLNIFSKETSTRLLYVENPVSLFGALRTRNINLVTVFRGDLEFTPNLSIKVWVYKKSGREKSPIVKRYSDKAPPNYKRVTHEVKIDYGYKSSEDPDRVVPPDQRIKGYGPQIVPISSAEWDAVKFKPEKGVKLFGFTDSSNVYRHHYMKDAYVFLPERGNTRAMVAVSALARAMKEMDKVAILRCVWTKGLKKVTIGVLTPNLSEKEHIPDSFYFNVLPFAEDVREFQFPSFSNFPASRQPNGKQLKAAANLIKKLDLAPHGQQEVLLPDFTPNPVSERFYRYLELKSKNPDVAVPSVDDTLKKITELDTHLLLQNKSVINSFCRSFDLKGNPMKKCRRLLGGKRSSSNDEEVKENISAEPANLIENASVKVEKIEDLTPAQDFVALIFDKDSSDWVVKAINEMKSKIFDLVEDPHKGDNYPKALEYLLLLRKSCILEQKSKQFNGFLKHICYFCQEKSLHSFCQYIASKDLTLISTTEAVDSDVTDEEARSFFVKPEPIVE